The DNA region GTCCGTCTTCCTTTCGTTCATATTCCTTCCTTTAGCTTTCAGTTCGTCTTGCTTCCGTTTGTCTTCCTTCCGTTCATCTTCCTTCCTTCAGCCTTCAGTTTGCTGCTGTCGCTCCTTCCATATACAAAATGAATCCGTCTTGGTTCTTGTAGTTAATATCAACTACTATCTTTGTACCTTATCACATTCATGTTCTAATTTCTTGTTCTCTTATATTCAGACTAATTgcttgagtttgagtttgaatgaaattgattttctctgttggtatatatattttaattttaggttTAAAGTTAAGAAAAACTAATACAACATTTGTATTagtttcttgtttatagtgaaaatTTTTAGTTGGCCCCATGGTTTTACCCTtcaggttgagagggttttcacGTAAATCTGATGTTGTTTTATTGGAAATCACGTAATTGGATATATAAAATGTAAacatcaatttttaaataaagtcaGAAATTTTGTGAAATAGAAatcgtttttttaaatcgatACAGAGAAAATAGCGTTAAAATTCTTTCCTGATTATTATCTAACATCGAACCCAAAAAAATCTATgattatcaattaattttatacacAGGTAAATTActattgattatattttaattaagtgtggactctttaataataataaaaatagttgttcattaaattttataaaatttcaatatctcgTCTCTTGATTAAAAAGAagtaaattatgaattttgatagTCAACCTAAActaatactaaaaaaacaataacCTGGAGGTCTTACAGGGATTACGTACTCTCTTTTATGTTTAGTCAAAACCTACTTTAATCTCATTTTGATCtaaatattactaatttatatatatattaataacaataatatgcAAGTTTATCTATAAAAAAACGTAACTTCTTTAATTGATGAGTTTATGGTTAATACAAAATCCCCAAAATTCAGTACATTTCAAATTAATGCAATGTTaatcaaaatgaaacaaaaaaatgatgttacaaCAAAATATCAAGATTCTCAAAagtaaagtttaaaatttaaaatataaaaattctccCTTTGCCTAGTTTGGACGGCGTCGCTTACTTGTGGTTGGGTCTGCAACTACGGGAGTCACCACCAGGTCTACCACCGGCACCCGAGCATTGTCGACTACACCAAAACAGAGCCTTCGATTGCCCGCGTCAAAATATAATCCTATCGTATCATTCTGAACCAATTCCGGACGTCGGACAAAATCCTTTTGCCAATTGGTTGTGAAAATGAAGCTTCCGGTCTTCCACTTCTTCAAATTCAAACCATATTCCTCATCTTTATCTACATCAAATATATTCATCCTCACTCCCTTCGAATCCCCAAAAAGAGATCTTTTCTCTGTTTCGTTCAGAAAAAGAATAATGTAAGTTTccactttttttatttgaatgagaAGCCTCGAAGAGTCATCTACATCGCTTTTAAACAATTGCTTTGTAATTGTCCATGGGAAGGGTAGTGGTCTTTTTCTTTTTCGGGCCTCATATCTCTCAAAACTCTCTAAGGTGGTTGGAACTAGACTGAGTGATAATTTGAGtggatcttcttcatcttcgtTCTGACCGACGgagttattaattatttgacgGCTACCCTCTCTTCTCACGACGCCATCGTTCGATAATGTCAACATTGTcgatatttcttcttcttttttcatatTCGCGAATTCTTCTTCCATTATTTTTACAAGCTTTTCAAATAGAGAAAAGAACTCAATAGTTGTCATCTTAGAAGAGGGAATTGCTTAAATGATATAGAAATATTTACTTTAAAGAATTATAAGTTGTGTCAAAGAATTGATTAATAATGAGatgatgataaatatatagatagatatatattagATGATTATTTGTTACATGAGaaattttagtaaattcttGTAAgagaatattttcttttacaaaaaTAGAGATTTTTTaggataatattttattaaaaaaaataaaacctaatTCTAggtcaatattattattaattaattaattaattcaaaatagagtacaataactaatttgttatttattttattacaattagaATTTTactctaaaaaaatcaatattttttatttttattaaaatttaatattaaatcccAATTTATAATCTGAATTACTTTACCTAATCATCATGTTTACAACATTTTTATGTCAACTGATCACCAATTTTtattggttattaaataatgcaatcaaatttaatcaaaattattaaatcccAAATATCTCAATTCaataatcatttaaacata from Impatiens glandulifera chromosome 5, dImpGla2.1, whole genome shotgun sequence includes:
- the LOC124939477 gene encoding putative B3 domain-containing protein At1g78640, whose translation is MTTIEFFSLFEKLVKIMEEEFANMKKEEEISTMLTLSNDGVVRREGSRQIINNSVGQNEDEEDPLKLSLSLVPTTLESFERYEARKRKRPLPFPWTITKQLFKSDVDDSSRLLIQIKKVETYIILFLNETEKRSLFGDSKGVRMNIFDVDKDEEYGLNLKKWKTGSFIFTTNWQKDFVRRPELVQNDTIGLYFDAGNRRLCFGVVDNARVPVVDLVVTPVVADPTTSKRRRPN